The Pseudomonas orientalis genome contains a region encoding:
- a CDS encoding MotA/TolQ/ExbB proton channel family protein, with amino-acid sequence MALASPLESIESAVIWLLVVFSVATWGLALLKGVQFGRLKAQDRKFHKQFWAASSLDAAAELADTQPGAAARVAQAGYAAIQVGDTPHAADLSQAINHQDRLERALRQQIVRERRSLETGLAVVASIGSTSPFIGLFGTVWGIMEALKGISAAGSASLETVAGPIGAALVATGVGIAVAVPAVLVYNYFLRRLKLTAADLDDFAHDFYSLAQKNAFRVLLHPALNKASVGNPQKVKEAS; translated from the coding sequence ATGGCTTTGGCATCTCCACTTGAATCCATCGAAAGCGCGGTGATCTGGTTGCTGGTGGTCTTTTCAGTCGCCACCTGGGGCTTGGCATTGTTGAAGGGCGTGCAGTTCGGGCGTCTCAAGGCCCAGGATCGCAAGTTTCACAAACAGTTCTGGGCCGCATCGAGCCTCGACGCCGCCGCCGAGTTGGCCGACACCCAACCGGGCGCGGCAGCCCGGGTGGCCCAAGCCGGGTATGCCGCGATCCAGGTTGGCGATACCCCGCACGCGGCTGACCTGAGCCAGGCCATCAATCACCAGGACCGCCTCGAGCGGGCCTTGCGCCAGCAGATCGTGCGCGAGCGCCGCTCCCTGGAAACCGGCTTGGCGGTGGTCGCCAGTATCGGCAGTACCTCGCCGTTTATCGGACTGTTCGGCACCGTGTGGGGCATCATGGAGGCGCTCAAGGGCATCAGCGCCGCCGGTTCAGCCAGCCTGGAAACCGTGGCGGGGCCCATCGGTGCGGCGCTGGTCGCAACGGGGGTGGGGATTGCCGTCGCGGTGCCGGCGGTGCTGGTCTACAACTATTTCCTGCGCCGCCTGAAGCTGACGGCTGCCGACCTTGACGACTTTGCCCACGACTTCTACAGCCTGGCGCAAAAGAACGCCTTCCGCGTGCTGCTGCATCCGGCGCTGAACAAAGCCAGCGTCGGCAACCCGCAGAAAGTGAAGGAGGCGTCCTGA
- a CDS encoding ExbD/TolR family protein, which produces MAFSTQDSDEVLSEINVTPLVDVMLVLLVVFIVTAPLLTNSIPINLPKTEAVAPVEQKDPLVVSIDGAGKLFINKDEIQPDLLEFNLQAAKAKDPDVRVQLQADDGVNYGEVARAMASIERAGITRLSVITAR; this is translated from the coding sequence ATGGCCTTTTCCACGCAAGACAGTGATGAGGTGCTGAGCGAGATCAACGTCACGCCGCTGGTGGACGTGATGCTGGTGCTGCTGGTGGTGTTTATCGTCACCGCGCCGCTGCTGACCAACTCGATCCCGATCAACCTGCCCAAGACCGAGGCCGTGGCCCCGGTCGAGCAGAAAGACCCGTTGGTGGTGAGCATCGACGGTGCCGGCAAGCTGTTTATCAACAAGGACGAAATCCAGCCGGACCTGCTGGAATTCAACCTGCAGGCGGCCAAGGCCAAGGACCCCGATGTGCGGGTGCAACTGCAGGCTGACGATGGCGTGAACTACGGCGAAGTGGCGCGAGCCATGGCGTCTATCGAGCGCGCGGGGATTACCAGGCTGTCGGTGATAACCGCACGTTAG
- a CDS encoding alpha/beta hydrolase, producing MHSESIRYLIVPGWQGSPEEHWQSHWQNSLPNSARVEQDDWLTPRREDWVAALAEAIAADSTPVILIAHSLGCITVAHWAATAPVQFLRQVRGALLVAPADVERPACAPALRNFAPIPTDLLPFPSQVVSSDNDSAVSAPRALELARHWGAEAGILSGAGHINVKSGHQRWEQGFAYLYRLQNRLEHHARRRA from the coding sequence ATGCACAGCGAGTCGATTCGTTACCTGATCGTGCCGGGCTGGCAAGGATCGCCAGAAGAACATTGGCAAAGTCACTGGCAGAACAGCCTGCCCAACAGTGCGCGCGTGGAGCAGGACGATTGGCTGACCCCACGCCGTGAAGACTGGGTGGCCGCGCTGGCAGAGGCCATCGCCGCCGACAGCACGCCGGTGATCCTGATCGCCCATAGCCTGGGGTGCATCACCGTGGCGCACTGGGCGGCCACCGCGCCTGTGCAGTTCCTGCGCCAGGTGCGCGGTGCCTTGCTGGTAGCCCCGGCGGATGTCGAACGTCCAGCCTGTGCTCCCGCCCTGCGCAATTTTGCGCCGATTCCTACCGACCTGTTGCCGTTTCCCAGCCAGGTGGTCAGCTCCGACAACGACAGTGCTGTCAGTGCGCCACGGGCGTTGGAGCTGGCGCGCCATTGGGGCGCCGAAGCCGGCATATTGTCCGGCGCGGGGCACATCAATGTGAAGTCCGGCCACCAGCGCTGGGAGCAGGGATTCGCCTACCTCTATCGCCTGCAAAATCGCCTCGAGCACCACGCTCGGCGCCGTGCATAA
- a CDS encoding sigma 54-interacting transcriptional regulator: MSLHETYGQPLLTFPDADKSPLSIRAKALVFVDPRSRQLREDLENLAPRALPVLIRGETGSGKELLARHIHRGSDRTGLFVSVNCGAISPTYADAELFGYAAGSHSGTASSRAGWFGSANGGTLYLDEIGDLPLPIQVKLLAALENHEVTRVGAQQPSPVDVRLVAATSIDLAQAVAAGKFHERLFHYLSEGQLDLPALRERVGDILSLAEYFLGIYSQRLDLPVPLISDAAQRVLEHHSWPGNTRELENVIHFALLVSSGDEILPEHLNLPVDGSPLEQVRRIFASASPAEQETLRKFLYEQNGIST; encoded by the coding sequence ATGAGTCTGCATGAAACCTACGGCCAGCCGTTGCTGACCTTCCCCGACGCCGACAAAAGCCCGCTGAGCATCCGCGCCAAGGCGTTGGTGTTTGTCGACCCACGTTCGCGGCAGCTGCGCGAAGACCTGGAAAATCTGGCCCCGCGTGCGCTGCCCGTGTTGATTCGTGGCGAGACGGGGAGCGGCAAGGAGCTGCTGGCGCGGCATATCCACCGTGGCAGTGATCGCACGGGCCTGTTTGTGTCGGTCAACTGCGGCGCGATAAGCCCGACCTACGCCGACGCGGAACTGTTCGGTTACGCCGCCGGCAGCCACAGCGGCACGGCGAGCAGCCGGGCCGGGTGGTTCGGTTCGGCCAATGGCGGCACCTTGTACCTGGATGAAATCGGCGACTTGCCGTTACCGATCCAGGTCAAGTTGCTCGCCGCGCTGGAAAACCACGAAGTCACTCGCGTCGGCGCCCAGCAGCCGAGCCCGGTGGACGTGCGCCTGGTGGCCGCCACCAGCATCGACCTGGCCCAGGCGGTGGCGGCGGGCAAGTTTCATGAGCGCCTGTTTCATTATTTGAGCGAAGGTCAATTGGACCTGCCGGCACTGCGCGAGCGGGTCGGCGACATTCTGTCCCTGGCTGAATATTTCCTGGGCATCTACAGCCAGCGCCTGGACCTGCCGGTGCCGCTGATCAGCGACGCCGCCCAACGCGTGCTGGAGCACCACAGCTGGCCGGGCAATACCCGCGAGCTGGAAAACGTCATTCACTTTGCGCTGCTGGTGAGCAGCGGCGATGAGATTCTGCCGGAGCACCTGAACTTGCCCGTCGACGGCTCGCCGTTGGAGCAGGT